A genomic window from Silene latifolia isolate original U9 population chromosome Y, ASM4854445v1, whole genome shotgun sequence includes:
- the LOC141630502 gene encoding uncharacterized protein LOC141630502 — protein sequence MEAYESSKIYKDQTNKWHDAKVVKKDVSVGDLVLLFKSRVKVFPGQLRSCLSGPFKVTHISAYGAFELWSEDGQSFKVNGQRVRRYYNGDEQGTIEVLYLGEPLPEKESE from the coding sequence ATGGAAGCATATGAAAGCTCTAAAATCTACAAAGACCAAACAAATAAATGGCATGATGCCAAGGTTGTCAAGAAGGATGTGAGTGTTGGAGACCTAGTGCTCCTTTTCAAGTCAAGAGTCAAGGTATTTCCGGGGCAGCTCCGATCATGTTTGTCGGGGCCATTCAAAGTAACACATATCTCCGCTTATGGTGCTTTTGAGCTATGGAGCGAGGATGGACAGAGCTTCAAAGTCAATGGACAAAGGGTGAGACGATACTACAACGGAGATGAGCAAGGAACAATTGAAGTGCTCTACCTCGGGGAGCCCCTCCCCGAGAAGGAATCGGAATGA